The following are from one region of the Deinococcus seoulensis genome:
- a CDS encoding FAD-binding dehydrogenase, with protein MTEPNADIIVVGAGLAGLVAAAEAADAGKRVLLLDQEGEQNLGGQAFWSFGGLFLVDSPEQRRLGIRDSRELALSDWMNTAGFDRPEDHWPRQWAQAYVDFAAGEKRSWLAAQGLKLFPVVGWAERGGQGALGPGNSVPRFHITWGTGPGVVEPFERRVRAHLLSGRIRAHFRHRVRELVFDGPAVTGVRGDVLEASQVARGEASSRVVVGDFDLRAGAVIVTSGGIGGNHDLVRRNWPRERLGEPPAFMVAGVPAHVDGQLQQTVHAQGANLINPDRMWHYTEGLRNWNPIWKGHGIRVLPGPSSLWLSPTGERLPYPHAPGFDTLGTLTHITTQGWPYTWFVLNRAVIKKEFTLSGSEQNLDLTERDIRATLGRVGSRVSPSVQAFMDQGEDFVVRDTLDDLLRGMADLTGDGLLDPEQVRREIHARDAALANPFGKDPQITALRGARAYLGDRLVRVAKPGPLLDPQSGPLIAVKLNILTRKTLGGLETDLSARVLGQGGQPIPGLYAAGEVAGFGGGGVHGYRALEGTFLGGCIFSGRIAGRAAAGTV; from the coding sequence ATGACCGAACCGAACGCAGACATCATCGTGGTGGGAGCCGGACTGGCCGGACTGGTCGCCGCCGCCGAGGCCGCCGACGCCGGAAAGCGCGTGCTGCTGCTGGACCAGGAAGGAGAGCAGAACCTGGGCGGACAGGCCTTCTGGTCGTTCGGAGGCCTGTTCCTGGTGGACAGCCCCGAGCAGCGCCGCCTGGGCATCCGCGACAGCCGCGAACTGGCCCTGAGCGACTGGATGAACACCGCCGGTTTCGACCGGCCCGAGGATCACTGGCCCCGGCAGTGGGCGCAGGCGTACGTGGACTTCGCGGCGGGCGAGAAACGCTCGTGGCTGGCCGCGCAGGGCCTGAAACTGTTCCCGGTGGTCGGCTGGGCCGAGCGGGGCGGGCAGGGCGCGCTCGGGCCGGGCAACAGCGTGCCGCGCTTCCACATCACCTGGGGGACCGGGCCGGGCGTGGTCGAGCCGTTCGAGCGGCGCGTGCGCGCCCACCTGCTGTCCGGGCGGATCCGCGCGCACTTCCGACACCGGGTGCGGGAACTTGTGTTCGACGGTCCGGCCGTGACGGGCGTGCGGGGCGACGTGCTGGAAGCCTCGCAGGTCGCGCGCGGCGAAGCGAGTTCCCGCGTGGTCGTCGGGGACTTCGACCTGCGGGCCGGGGCCGTCATCGTGACGTCCGGCGGGATCGGCGGGAACCATGATCTGGTGCGCCGCAACTGGCCGCGCGAGCGGCTGGGTGAACCCCCGGCGTTCATGGTGGCGGGCGTACCCGCGCACGTGGACGGGCAGTTGCAGCAGACGGTGCACGCGCAGGGCGCGAACCTGATCAACCCGGACCGCATGTGGCACTACACCGAGGGCCTGCGCAACTGGAATCCCATCTGGAAGGGGCACGGCATCCGCGTGCTGCCGGGGCCGAGCAGCCTGTGGCTCTCGCCCACCGGTGAGCGGCTGCCGTACCCGCACGCGCCGGGCTTCGACACGCTGGGCACCCTGACGCACATCACCACGCAGGGCTGGCCGTACACGTGGTTCGTGCTGAACCGCGCGGTCATCAAGAAGGAATTCACGCTCAGCGGCTCAGAGCAGAACCTCGACCTGACGGAACGGGACATCCGCGCCACGCTGGGCCGCGTGGGCAGCCGCGTCTCGCCCAGCGTGCAGGCCTTCATGGATCAGGGCGAGGACTTCGTGGTCCGCGACACCCTCGACGACCTGCTGCGCGGCATGGCCGACCTGACCGGCGACGGGCTGCTGGACCCCGAACAGGTCCGCCGTGAGATTCACGCGCGCGACGCGGCCCTCGCCAATCCCTTCGGGAAGGACCCGCAGATCACCGCGCTGCGCGGCGCACGCGCCTACCTGGGCGACCGACTGGTGCGCGTGGCGAAACCGGGACCGCTGCTGGACCCGCAGAGCGGCCCGCTGATCGCCGTGAAACTGAACATCCTGACCCGCAAGACCCTCGGCGGCCTGGAAACCGACCTGAGCGCACGCGTGCTGGGTCAGGGCGGCCAGCCCATTCCAGGCCTGTACGCGGCGGGCGAGGTCGCGGGCTTCG
- a CDS encoding xanthine dehydrogenase small subunit: MQRVNLTVNGQPGEVPAGAHTNLLNHLRAQGLTGCKEGCAEGECGACAVLIARDDGQGGTRWDSVNACLVTLAAVDGAQVVTSEGLGSPAALHPAQRELAVRGGSQCGYCTPGFVVSMAAEYLRPDRVDGQHGAANGFDLHSLSGNLCRCTGYRPIADAAYALGSPDAADPLAARRAQPAPAPRPTVLNAPDGEFHRPATLAEALNLLAAHPDAKVLSGGTDWGVEVNLRHARAAVTVAVDHLPELRVFEERADSLLLGAGHSLSELERRLGGRVPLLAGWFPQFASRLIRNSATLGGNLGTASPIGDSPPALLALDASVRLVGPDGVREVPLSDYFTGYRQTVRQPGELIAAVRIPLPLSPLTAFHKIAKRRFDDISSVAVGYALDVRGGVVTRARIGLGGVAATPLRARDTEAALEGQPWTEATVRTAARLLGQTGTPLSDHRASAAYRAAMLEQSLLKLWFESQDAATQEQEVGA, from the coding sequence ATGCAGAGAGTGAACCTGACCGTGAACGGCCAGCCGGGCGAGGTGCCCGCCGGAGCGCACACGAATTTGCTGAACCACCTGCGCGCCCAGGGCCTGACCGGCTGCAAGGAAGGCTGCGCCGAGGGTGAGTGCGGAGCCTGCGCGGTCCTGATCGCCCGCGACGACGGGCAGGGCGGCACCCGCTGGGACAGCGTGAACGCCTGCCTGGTGACGCTGGCCGCCGTGGACGGCGCGCAGGTCGTGACCAGCGAGGGCCTCGGCTCGCCCGCCGCGCTGCACCCGGCGCAGCGGGAACTGGCGGTGCGGGGCGGGTCGCAGTGCGGGTACTGCACGCCGGGCTTCGTGGTCAGCATGGCCGCCGAGTACCTGCGCCCGGACCGCGTGGACGGCCAGCACGGCGCCGCGAACGGCTTCGACCTGCACTCGCTCAGCGGAAACCTGTGCCGCTGCACCGGCTACCGCCCCATCGCGGACGCCGCGTACGCCCTGGGCTCCCCGGACGCCGCCGACCCCCTGGCCGCGCGCCGCGCCCAGCCCGCCCCGGCCCCGCGCCCCACGGTCCTGAACGCCCCGGACGGTGAATTCCACCGGCCTGCCACCCTGGCCGAAGCCCTGAACCTGCTGGCCGCGCACCCGGACGCGAAGGTGCTGTCCGGCGGCACCGACTGGGGCGTGGAAGTGAACCTGCGTCACGCGCGGGCCGCCGTGACCGTCGCCGTGGATCACCTGCCGGAACTGCGGGTGTTCGAGGAGCGCGCGGACTCGCTGTTGCTGGGCGCGGGCCACAGCCTCAGCGAGCTGGAACGCCGCCTGGGCGGGCGCGTGCCGCTCCTGGCCGGGTGGTTCCCGCAGTTCGCCAGCCGCCTGATCCGCAACTCGGCCACGCTGGGCGGGAACCTGGGCACCGCGTCGCCCATCGGGGACAGTCCGCCCGCGCTGCTGGCGCTGGACGCCTCGGTGCGGCTCGTCGGCCCGGACGGCGTGCGCGAGGTGCCGCTCTCGGACTACTTTACCGGGTACCGGCAGACGGTGCGGCAGCCGGGCGAACTGATCGCCGCCGTGCGGATTCCGCTGCCGCTCTCGCCCCTGACGGCCTTCCACAAGATCGCCAAGCGCCGCTTCGACGACATCTCCAGCGTGGCGGTCGGGTACGCGCTGGACGTGCGCGGCGGCGTGGTCACGCGCGCCCGCATCGGCCTGGGCGGCGTGGCCGCCACGCCCCTGCGCGCCCGTGACACCGAGGCGGCGCTGGAAGGGCAGCCCTGGACGGAGGCGACCGTCCGGACGGCCGCGCGCCTGCTGGGGCAGACCGGCACGCCCCTGAGCGACCACCGCGCCAGCGCCGCCTACCGCGCCGCGATGCTGGAACAGAGCCTGCTGAAACTCTGGTTCGAATCGCAGGACGCCGCCACGCAGGAACAGGAGGTGGGCGCATGA
- the xdhB gene encoding xanthine dehydrogenase molybdopterin binding subunit, with the protein MSLHERPSAASVGEAILHESAALHVTGHALYTDDLGVRLQNLLHAWPVGSPHAHARVTGLDTGAALAVPGVVRVLTAADVPGVNDAGVKGDEPLFPMVAMYHGHPVAWVLADSEDAARLGAAAVQVGYEPLPSVITVREAIAAEAFQGAQSTLARGDVTVGFEQAAHVFTGEFDIGGQEHFYLETNAALAHVDEAGQVFIQSSTQHPTETQEITAHVLGLPSSHVTVQCLRMGGGFGGKEMQPHGYAAIAALGATLTGRPVRLRLNRTLDMTQTGKRHPFHAAWKAGFDADGRFTALEVTLTSDGGWSLDLSEPVMARALCHLDNAYFIPHVHARGRIARTNKTSQTAFRGFGGPQGMLVTEDILGRVAPLLGLDAHELRQRNFYQPGEATPYGQPVRHAERMHDLWAQLLERSDFRERQAEVEAFNAAHPHRKRGLSVTPVKFGISFNFTAYNQAGALVHVYKDGSVLINHGGTEMGQGLHTKMMQVAATALGVPLSSVRLAPTRTDKVPNTSATAASSGADLNGGAVKDACDQIRANLAAVAAGSLGVHPDDVRFEAGRVFPLGHPERGLDWKTLVHDAYHLRTQLWAAGFYRTPGLHWDRVAMQGEPFKYFSYGASVTEVEVDGFTGAYRVRRADLLHDVGDSLSPLIDLGQVEGGYVQGLGWLTLEELRWDESDGPNRGRLQTQSASTYKLPSFSELPEQFNVGLLERATESGVVYGSKAVGEPPLMLAISAREALREACAAFGPPSRSTLLNSPATPEAVYWALDAARTARPAEVPGD; encoded by the coding sequence ATGAGCCTGCACGAACGTCCGTCCGCCGCGTCCGTGGGCGAGGCCATCCTGCACGAGAGCGCCGCGCTGCACGTCACCGGGCACGCCCTGTACACCGACGACCTGGGCGTGAGACTCCAGAACCTGCTGCACGCGTGGCCGGTCGGGTCGCCGCACGCGCACGCCCGCGTGACCGGCCTGGACACGGGTGCCGCGCTGGCCGTGCCGGGCGTCGTGCGTGTCCTGACGGCCGCCGACGTGCCCGGCGTGAACGACGCGGGCGTCAAGGGCGACGAACCGCTGTTCCCCATGGTCGCCATGTACCACGGCCACCCGGTCGCGTGGGTGCTGGCCGACTCCGAGGACGCCGCCCGCCTGGGGGCCGCCGCCGTGCAGGTGGGTTACGAGCCGCTGCCGTCGGTCATCACGGTCCGCGAGGCCATCGCCGCCGAAGCGTTCCAGGGGGCGCAGTCCACCCTGGCGCGCGGCGACGTGACCGTCGGCTTCGAGCAGGCCGCGCACGTGTTCACGGGCGAGTTCGACATCGGCGGGCAGGAGCACTTCTACCTCGAAACGAACGCCGCGCTGGCACACGTGGACGAGGCCGGTCAGGTCTTCATCCAGTCGAGCACGCAGCACCCGACCGAGACGCAGGAGATCACCGCGCACGTGCTGGGCCTCCCGTCCAGCCACGTGACCGTGCAGTGCCTGCGCATGGGCGGCGGTTTCGGCGGTAAGGAGATGCAGCCGCACGGGTACGCGGCGATTGCCGCGCTGGGTGCCACCCTGACCGGGCGTCCCGTCCGGCTGCGCCTGAACCGCACGCTGGACATGACCCAGACCGGCAAACGCCACCCGTTCCACGCGGCGTGGAAGGCCGGGTTCGACGCCGACGGCCGCTTCACGGCGCTGGAGGTCACCCTGACCAGCGACGGCGGCTGGAGCCTCGACCTGTCCGAACCGGTCATGGCGCGCGCCCTGTGCCATCTGGACAACGCGTACTTCATCCCGCACGTGCACGCGCGCGGGCGGATCGCCAGAACGAACAAGACCTCGCAGACGGCCTTCCGGGGCTTCGGTGGGCCGCAGGGCATGCTGGTCACCGAGGACATCCTGGGCCGCGTGGCCCCGCTGCTGGGCCTGGACGCCCACGAGCTGCGGCAGCGCAACTTCTACCAGCCGGGCGAGGCGACCCCCTACGGCCAGCCCGTGCGGCACGCCGAGCGCATGCATGACCTGTGGGCGCAACTGCTGGAGCGCAGCGACTTCCGGGAACGGCAGGCGGAGGTCGAGGCCTTCAACGCCGCGCACCCGCACCGCAAACGCGGCCTGAGCGTCACGCCGGTCAAGTTCGGGATCTCGTTCAACTTCACGGCGTACAACCAGGCGGGCGCCCTCGTGCACGTGTACAAGGACGGCTCGGTGCTGATCAACCACGGCGGCACCGAGATGGGCCAGGGCCTGCACACCAAGATGATGCAGGTGGCCGCGACCGCGCTGGGCGTGCCGCTGTCCTCGGTGCGCCTCGCGCCGACCCGGACGGACAAGGTGCCGAACACCAGCGCCACCGCCGCCAGCAGCGGCGCCGACCTGAACGGCGGAGCCGTGAAGGACGCCTGCGATCAGATCCGCGCGAACCTCGCCGCCGTGGCCGCCGGGTCGCTCGGCGTGCACCCGGACGACGTGCGCTTCGAGGCCGGGCGCGTGTTCCCGCTGGGCCACCCGGAACGCGGCCTGGACTGGAAGACCCTGGTGCACGACGCCTACCACCTGCGCACGCAGCTGTGGGCGGCGGGTTTCTACCGCACGCCGGGCCTCCACTGGGACCGCGTGGCGATGCAGGGCGAGCCGTTCAAGTACTTCAGTTACGGCGCCAGCGTCACCGAGGTCGAGGTGGACGGCTTCACCGGCGCGTACCGCGTGCGCCGCGCCGACCTGCTGCACGACGTCGGGGACAGCCTCTCGCCGCTGATCGACCTGGGGCAGGTCGAGGGCGGGTACGTGCAGGGCCTGGGCTGGCTGACCCTGGAGGAACTCCGCTGGGACGAGTCCGACGGCCCGAACCGGGGTCGCCTCCAGACCCAGTCGGCCAGCACGTACAAGCTGCCCAGCTTCAGCGAGCTGCCCGAGCAGTTCAACGTGGGCCTGCTGGAACGCGCCACGGAATCCGGCGTGGTGTACGGCTCCAAGGCCGTGGGCGAGCCGCCGCTGATGCTGGCGATCTCGGCGCGCGAGGCGCTGCGCGAGGCCTGCGCCGCCTTCGGCCCGCCCAGCCGCAGCACCCTGCTGAACAGCCCCGCCACACCCGAGGCCGTGTACTGGGCGCTGGATGCGGCCCGCACCGCCCGGCCTGCCGAGGTGCCCGGTGACTGA
- the xdhC gene encoding xanthine dehydrogenase accessory protein XdhC, giving the protein MNWREALNALHARGEAGVLVTVAAARGHTPREAGAKMLITAEHTWDSVGGGNLEATAVDRARALLATGATTPDLLTLRLTDRAANDHGRQCCGGEVTLLLEPMQAARAHVAVFGVGHVGLELARMLSRLPLHLHLVDSRAAQLTPERLSVLSDAAATLHVHHSPIPEMTLHDLPAGTHLLVMTHDHAEDAALIDAALRRSDLGFVGLIGSAAKWTRFQAQLRDLGHPPAALARVTTPIGLPDLTLGPQRKHPAVIALAVAAQLLPLIQAAPSLQTLPAAERTP; this is encoded by the coding sequence ATGAACTGGCGCGAGGCCCTGAACGCCCTGCACGCGCGCGGCGAGGCGGGCGTGCTCGTCACGGTCGCCGCCGCGCGTGGGCACACGCCCCGCGAGGCCGGCGCGAAGATGCTGATTACCGCCGAACACACCTGGGACAGCGTGGGCGGCGGGAACCTCGAAGCGACCGCCGTGGACCGCGCCCGCGCCCTGCTGGCGACCGGCGCGACCACACCGGACCTGCTGACGCTGCGCCTGACCGACCGCGCCGCGAACGACCACGGCCGCCAGTGCTGCGGCGGCGAGGTCACGCTGCTGCTCGAACCCATGCAGGCGGCCCGCGCGCACGTCGCGGTGTTCGGCGTGGGGCACGTGGGCCTGGAACTCGCGCGGATGCTGTCGCGGCTGCCGCTGCACCTGCACCTCGTGGACTCGCGCGCCGCGCAGCTGACCCCCGAGCGCCTGTCGGTCCTCTCGGACGCCGCCGCGACCCTGCACGTGCACCACTCGCCCATTCCCGAGATGACCCTGCACGACCTGCCCGCCGGAACGCACCTGCTGGTCATGACGCACGACCACGCCGAGGACGCCGCCCTGATCGACGCCGCGCTGCGCAGGTCTGACCTGGGGTTCGTGGGCCTGATCGGCTCGGCCGCCAAGTGGACCCGCTTCCAGGCGCAACTGCGCGACCTGGGCCACCCGCCCGCCGCGCTGGCGCGCGTCACCACGCCTATCGGCCTGCCGGACCTGACCCTGGGGCCGCAGCGCAAGCACCCGGCCGTGATCGCGCTGGCCGTCGCCGCGCAACTCCTCCCGCTCATTCAGGCGGCGCCCTCCCTCCAGACGCTCCCCGCCGCAGAAAGGACCCCGTGA
- the guaD gene encoding guanine deaminase, translating to MAQPTSAATLYRATYLHTPRNPFTHPDALDAQSDGGLLVQDGVILAAGPFADIRVAHPDAPVTDLRGGLLLPGFIDTHVHYPQVRVIGGLGLPLLDWLDQCALPEEARMADLAYARGVARDFIGGLIGAGTTTALVFGSHFAGAVDAFFEEATRTGLRAVTGLVVSDRLLRDELHTTPQRAYDEGRALIERWHGAGRTLYAVTPRFSLSASEGILDACAALMRDFPGLRFTSHINENTREIQTVRDLFPGARDYLDTYERAGLVGRHSVLAHNVHPTDRELSVMAAHRCTAAHCPCSNSALGSGFFPLRRHLDAGVHVSLGSDVGGGTGFSLLKEGLQAHFMQNLMPGGVPLSPAHLLYLATLAGAEALDLPHTGSFEPGRAFDAVHLRPAPGTPLDAVFRHAASPERALAAAFATGTPADVARVWIGGDTVLGD from the coding sequence CTGGCACAGCCGACCTCCGCCGCCACCCTGTACCGCGCCACGTACCTGCACACGCCCCGCAACCCCTTCACGCACCCGGACGCGCTGGACGCCCAGTCGGACGGCGGCCTGCTCGTTCAGGACGGCGTGATTCTCGCTGCCGGACCCTTCGCAGACATCCGGGTCGCGCACCCGGACGCCCCCGTGACCGACCTGCGCGGCGGCCTGCTGCTCCCGGGCTTCATCGACACGCACGTCCACTACCCGCAGGTGCGCGTGATCGGCGGGCTGGGCCTGCCGCTCCTCGACTGGCTCGACCAGTGCGCCCTGCCCGAGGAGGCCCGCATGGCCGACCTCGCCTACGCGCGCGGCGTGGCCCGCGACTTCATCGGCGGGCTGATCGGCGCCGGGACGACCACCGCGCTGGTGTTCGGCTCGCACTTCGCGGGCGCCGTGGACGCCTTCTTCGAGGAGGCCACCCGCACCGGCCTGCGCGCCGTGACCGGACTGGTGGTCAGTGACCGCCTGCTGCGGGATGAACTGCACACCACGCCCCAGCGCGCCTACGACGAGGGCCGCGCCCTGATCGAACGCTGGCACGGCGCGGGCCGCACCCTGTACGCCGTCACGCCCCGCTTCAGCCTGTCGGCCAGCGAGGGCATCCTGGACGCCTGCGCCGCCCTGATGAGGGACTTTCCCGGCTTGCGCTTCACCAGCCATATCAACGAGAACACCCGCGAGATCCAGACCGTCCGCGACCTGTTCCCCGGCGCCCGCGACTACCTCGACACCTACGAACGCGCCGGACTGGTCGGCCGCCACTCGGTCCTGGCGCACAATGTCCACCCGACCGACCGCGAACTGTCCGTGATGGCCGCGCACCGCTGCACCGCCGCGCACTGCCCGTGCAGCAACTCCGCGCTCGGCAGCGGCTTCTTTCCGCTGCGCCGCCACCTGGACGCCGGCGTGCACGTCTCGCTGGGCAGCGACGTGGGCGGCGGCACCGGCTTTAGTCTGCTGAAAGAAGGCCTTCAGGCGCACTTCATGCAGAACCTGATGCCCGGCGGCGTCCCCCTGAGCCCCGCGCACCTGCTGTACCTCGCCACGCTCGCCGGGGCCGAGGCGCTGGACCTGCCGCACACCGGGTCCTTCGAGCCGGGCCGCGCCTTCGACGCCGTGCACCTCAGGCCCGCGCCCGGCACGCCCCTGGACGCCGTGTTCCGCCACGCCGCCAGCCCCGAGCGCGCCCTGGCCGCTGCCTTCGCCACCGGCACGCCCGCCGACGTCGCCCGCGTCTGGATCGGCGGGGACACCGTCCTGGGCGACTGA
- a CDS encoding metal ABC transporter permease, whose amino-acid sequence MDALMNSLLAPIGYDFMLRALLVSSLVGAVCAVLSCFITLKGWSLMGDAVSHAVLPGVVLAYLLNLPFVIGAFVFGLISVSAIGFIQSRSRVKEDTVIGVVFTALFSLGLVMISRVSSDVHLSHILFGDVLGISQDELWQTVIAGAVALGAILILRRDLLLYVFDATHARSIGLNTGFLYAALLVILALTIVSALQTVGVILVVAMLITPGATAYLLTDRFSRMMWLAVATGVLSSLLGTYVSYFLDGATGACIVLTQSVLFGLAFLFAPKHGQLARRRQQRLEREAELQG is encoded by the coding sequence ATGGACGCCCTGATGAATTCCCTGCTGGCCCCCATCGGGTACGACTTCATGCTGCGCGCCCTGCTGGTCTCCTCGCTGGTCGGCGCGGTCTGCGCGGTCCTGTCGTGCTTCATCACGCTCAAGGGCTGGTCCCTGATGGGCGACGCCGTGTCGCACGCCGTGCTGCCCGGCGTGGTCCTGGCGTACCTGCTGAACCTGCCGTTCGTGATCGGCGCGTTCGTGTTCGGCCTGATCAGCGTCAGCGCCATCGGGTTCATCCAGTCCCGCTCGCGCGTCAAGGAGGACACCGTGATCGGCGTGGTGTTCACGGCGCTGTTCTCGCTGGGCCTCGTGATGATCTCGCGCGTGTCCAGCGACGTGCACCTGTCGCACATCCTGTTCGGGGACGTGCTGGGCATCAGCCAGGACGAACTGTGGCAGACCGTCATCGCGGGCGCCGTCGCGCTGGGCGCCATCCTGATCCTGCGCCGCGACCTGCTGCTGTACGTGTTCGACGCCACGCACGCCCGCTCCATCGGCCTGAACACCGGCTTCCTGTACGCCGCGCTGCTGGTCATCCTGGCCCTGACCATCGTCAGTGCCCTCCAGACGGTCGGCGTGATCCTGGTCGTCGCCATGCTGATCACGCCCGGCGCGACCGCGTACCTGCTCACGGACCGCTTCAGCCGCATGATGTGGCTGGCCGTGGCGACCGGCGTGCTGTCCAGCCTGCTCGGCACGTACGTCAGTTACTTCCTGGACGGCGCAACCGGCGCGTGCATCGTCCTGACGCAGAGCGTGCTGTTCGGACTGGCGTTCCTGTTCGCCCCGAAACACGGCCAGCTGGCCCGCCGCCGCCAGCAACGCCTGGAACGCGAGGCGGAGTTGCAGGGCTGA
- a CDS encoding metal ABC transporter ATP-binding protein, producing MSAPALDVQGVSVAYGGGRLALRSATLTLQPGRICGLVGMNGAGKSTLFKTIMGFLPPLRGQVQVFGQPVRQAQKAGVIAYVPQAEDVDWDFPVSVRDVVTMGRQGRMGLLRRPSAADREAVQAALARVSMTDFAERQIGELSGGQRKRAFLARALAQDARLLLLDEPFGGVDVGTSEAITGLLRDLAGSGRSVLVSTHDLGTLETFCDDVALIADRTVLTAGPTAQILTAGNLARAFGGRSPLHDPARIPARAPEVR from the coding sequence TTGAGCGCCCCCGCGCTGGACGTGCAGGGCGTGAGCGTCGCGTACGGCGGCGGCCGCCTCGCCCTGAGAAGCGCCACACTGACCCTGCAACCCGGCCGGATCTGCGGACTGGTCGGCATGAACGGCGCGGGCAAGAGCACCCTGTTCAAGACGATCATGGGGTTCCTGCCGCCGCTGCGCGGGCAGGTGCAGGTGTTCGGGCAGCCCGTCCGGCAGGCGCAGAAGGCCGGCGTGATCGCCTACGTCCCGCAGGCCGAGGACGTCGACTGGGACTTTCCGGTCAGCGTGCGTGACGTGGTCACCATGGGCCGCCAGGGCCGCATGGGCCTACTGCGCCGCCCGTCCGCCGCCGACCGCGAGGCCGTGCAGGCCGCCCTGGCGCGCGTGTCCATGACCGACTTCGCCGAACGGCAGATCGGGGAACTGTCGGGCGGGCAGCGCAAACGCGCCTTCCTGGCCCGCGCGCTGGCGCAGGACGCCCGCCTGCTGCTGCTCGACGAACCCTTCGGCGGCGTGGACGTCGGCACCAGCGAGGCCATCACGGGCCTGCTGCGCGACCTTGCGGGCAGTGGCCGCAGCGTCCTGGTCAGCACGCACGACCTGGGCACCCTGGAAACCTTCTGCGACGACGTGGCCCTGATCGCCGACCGCACCGTCCTGACCGCCGGGCCGACCGCGCAGATCCTCACCGCCGGGAACCTCGCCCGCGCCTTCGGGGGCCGCTCGCCGCTGCACGACCCGGCCCGCATTCCCGCGCGCGCCCCGGAGGTCCGCTGA
- a CDS encoding metal ABC transporter substrate-binding protein — protein sequence MKMLLLSAALLCVAGTLSACRPAEQTTQTTPQGTDTGSDTGDRPRVLTTFTILADMTRNVAGDRIEVVSITRPGAEIHGYQPTPSDLIRAQGADLILNNGLNLERWFTRFTQDSEAPTVTLTEGIKPVNISADAYAGKPNPHAWMSPKNALIYVENIRRALTDLDPDGADTFQANADAYAAQIREVDQQLSTQLGQLPPNRRALVTCEGAFSYLARDYGLKELYLWPVNAEEGQGTPRQIRAVIDGVRAQGIPAVFCESTVPDKGMRQVAAEAGARYGGDLHVDSLSDEVPTYLDLLRKDADTILAGLTGGQP from the coding sequence ATGAAGATGCTGCTGCTCTCCGCCGCTCTGCTGTGCGTGGCCGGCACACTGTCCGCCTGCCGCCCCGCCGAGCAGACCACCCAGACCACCCCGCAGGGCACCGACACCGGTTCCGATACCGGCGACCGCCCGCGCGTGCTGACCACCTTCACCATCCTGGCCGACATGACCCGCAACGTCGCCGGCGACCGCATCGAGGTCGTGTCCATCACCCGACCCGGCGCGGAAATCCACGGGTACCAGCCCACCCCCAGCGACCTGATCCGCGCGCAGGGCGCCGACCTGATCCTGAACAACGGCCTGAACCTCGAACGCTGGTTCACCCGTTTCACGCAGGACAGCGAGGCCCCCACCGTCACGCTGACCGAGGGCATTAAGCCCGTAAACATCTCGGCCGACGCCTACGCGGGCAAACCCAACCCGCACGCCTGGATGTCCCCGAAAAACGCCCTGATCTACGTCGAGAACATCCGCCGGGCACTGACCGACCTCGACCCGGACGGGGCCGACACCTTCCAGGCCAACGCCGACGCCTACGCCGCGCAGATCCGCGAGGTCGACCAGCAGCTCTCCACGCAGCTGGGCCAGCTGCCCCCGAACCGCCGCGCCCTGGTCACCTGCGAGGGAGCCTTCAGTTACCTCGCGCGCGACTACGGCCTGAAGGAACTGTACCTGTGGCCCGTCAACGCCGAGGAAGGCCAGGGCACGCCCCGCCAGATCCGCGCCGTGATCGACGGCGTGCGCGCCCAGGGCATCCCCGCCGTGTTCTGCGAGAGCACCGTCCCGGACAAGGGCATGCGGCAGGTTGCCGCCGAGGCTGGCGCCCGCTACGGCGGCGACCTGCACGTGGACTCGCTGTCCGACGAGGTGCCCACCTACCTCGACCTGCTACGCAAGGACGCCGACACCATCCTCGCGGGCCTCACAGGGGGGCAGCCTTGA